The nucleotide window CGCAACAGTTAAGAGCGCAAATGCCCCACCGACAGCGACGCCAAGCAACGCACCCCAGATACCCGCTCCCCCGACAGAAAGACCAAAGACAAGGCAGCAGACGACCGCAACTACAGCTAGTCCAGCGAGGGACAGGCGCAAAGCTTGACGGAAGGGGCGCTGGTAGTCGTCGAAAGTGCTCTCAGGTTGTTCATTGGCGTGCATGGGAAGATTGTATACCTTTGCGGGATCGACGCTGCAGGATCGGTTGGAGGGTAAATACGGCCGCAGCTATAAGCCCGGCGGCGCACAAACCTATCGCAACCACGGGCGGAATGGCGGTGAATGTCACGGCCCCAATGCTCACGACCGCCACCCACGCGTACATAACGAGAACAACTCGCCGATGACTGTGGCCTAGACCTAGCAGTCGGTGATGCAAATGCATTTTGTCTGCGGTAAAAGGCGATTGGCCGCTCTTTACTCGCCGGATAATTGCCATGATCAGATCAAGCAATGGGACGAAGAACGCGGCGATCACTACGACCACCGGCGACATCACACCAATCATGTCCGCTGCACCGTACAAGGACATGTTTATTTTTCCGCTCACTGATGTCGATGCCGCGGCAAGCAACAGGCCGATAAGCATCGAGCCACTGTCCCCCATGAAGATTCGGGAAGGCTCGAAATTGTGCGGAAGGAAACCCGCGCACATTCCCACTAGGGCTGCGGAGATGATGGCGGGTGGGTAAGCGGACACCGTGCCGCCTTGGTCGTGCAAGATCGTTAGCGAGAACAAGAGCAGGGAAAGACCAGAGATCATCCCTAAGCCCGCTGCTAGCCCATCGAGCCCGTCGACGAAGTTGATCGCATTAATCAGAGTGACAGCGAACACCGCCGTCAATACTGTGGACTGGACATGGTCAAGCACAAGTGTGGTGCCCTCCCCTATGGGAAGATACAGCAGGGTCCATGACAATCCCATAATGGACATCAAGACAGCACCGAAGAGCTGACCTATGAGTTTGGTCAACGCGTCAATGTCGTAGAGATCATCGATCACCCCAACGATCACGATGACGAAACCCGCCCACACCACTGCGTTCATCTCTGGGGTAAAAGGCTTAAATCCCCTCGTAAGCGCGGGCAGCTGTGCCGCAAGGAATACTGCTGCCAAAAACCCGGAGTACATGGCCACACCACCCAAGCGGGGCTTGGGGACAGTGTGTACGTCGCGTTCCCTGATCTCCGACAGATGCCCGGAACGCACCACCAACACACGAAT belongs to Corynebacterium argentoratense DSM 44202 and includes:
- a CDS encoding MraY family glycosyltransferase; translated protein: MGVGGVGVPLRELGLVALMACAITFLCTGVIRVLVVRSGHLSEIRERDVHTVPKPRLGGVAMYSGFLAAVFLAAQLPALTRGFKPFTPEMNAVVWAGFVIVIVGVIDDLYDIDALTKLIGQLFGAVLMSIMGLSWTLLYLPIGEGTTLVLDHVQSTVLTAVFAVTLINAINFVDGLDGLAAGLGMISGLSLLLFSLTILHDQGGTVSAYPPAIISAALVGMCAGFLPHNFEPSRIFMGDSGSMLIGLLLAAASTSVSGKINMSLYGAADMIGVMSPVVVVIAAFFVPLLDLIMAIIRRVKSGQSPFTADKMHLHHRLLGLGHSHRRVVLVMYAWVAVVSIGAVTFTAIPPVVAIGLCAAGLIAAAVFTLQPILQRRSRKGIQSSHARQ